The genomic window AGCTGGTTCAGCTGGTCGCGATACTCGCGGTTTGATTCGTTTGCACCAATTCCACAAGGTTGAAATGGTGAAATTTACCAAACCAGAAGAATCATACGAAGAATTGGAAAAAATGACAGCCAACGCTGAAAACATCCTTCAAAAATTCAATCTCCCATACCGTGTGGTAGCTCTTTCTACAGGAGATATGGGATTCTCAGCAGCAAAAACTTACGACTTGGAAGTATGGATCCCTGCGCAAAATACTTATCGTGAAATCTCAAGCTGTTCAAATACAGAAGATTTCCAAGCGCGTCGTGCCCAAATCCGTTACCGTGATGAAGCAGATGGTAAAGTGAAACTCCTTCACACTTTGAATGGTTCTGGACTTGCTGTTGGACGTACCGTTGCTGCAATTCTGGAAAACTATCAAAATGAAGATGGTTCTGTCACTATTCCAGAAGTCCTTCGTCCATACATGGGTGGTGTTGAAGTCATCAAACCATAATTCAAAAAAAGAGGAAGCTATGCTTCCTCTTTTTAATTTACAAGAAAGAAAACAGGTAGAAACCTTTATTTCCACCTGTTATTTTTATATTCTCTAGTAACCACCCATCATAGATGGATCCATTGCTGGAGCAGGGGCTACTGGTTCTGGTTTGTTAGCTACAACTGCTTCGGTTGTCAAGATGAGACTTGCTACTGAAGCGGCATTTTGAAGGGCTGAACGACTTACCTTAACAGGATCGATAATTCCTGCTTCAATCATGTTAACCCATTCACCTGTTGCAGCGTTGAAGCCTGTTCCAAGCTCTGCATGCTTCAAACGATCGATAACGATTGAACCTTCATAGCCTGCGTTGTAGGCAATTTGGCGAACCGGCTCTTCTAAGGCACGAAGAACAATGCTACGTCCTGTTGCTTCATCACCTGTCAATTCTAAAGCTTCAACAGCTGGAATGACATTCACTAAGGCAGTACCACCACCTGCAACGATACCTTCTTCAACAGCTGCACGAGTCGCATTAAGAGCATCTTCGATACGGAGTTTCATTTCTTTCAACTCAGTTTCAGTTGCAGCACCAACCTTGATAACAGCTACTCCACCTGACAATTTAGCCAAGCGTTCTTGAAGTTTTTCACGGTCGAATTCTGAAGTTGTTGTTTCAATTTGAGACTTGATGACAGCGACACGGTTAGCAATTGCTTCAGGATTACCTGCGCCTTCTACAATAACAGTGCTATCTTTATCTACAGACACTTTAGCTGCTTGACCTAAAGCTTCGATGGTAGCATCTTTCAACTCAAGACCAAGGTCTTCGGTAATAACAGTTCCACCTGTCAAAATCGCAATATCTTCCAACATCGCTTTACGACGGTCACCGAAACCAGGAGCCTTAACAGCAACTACGTTGAAAGTTCCACGAATCTTGTTCAAGACAAGAGTTGGAAGAGCTTCACCGTCAACGTCATCTGCAATAATCAAGAGCGGACGGCTACTTTGAAGAATACTTTCTAGAAGTGGCAAAATTTCTTGGATGTTTGAGATTTTCTTATCAGTGATTAAAATGTATGGATTTTCAAGGTCTGCAACCATTTTTTCATTGTCAGTGACCATGTACTGTGATAGATAACCACGATCGAATTGCATTCCTTCTACAACTTCAAGCTCTGTTTCCATACCACGTGATTCTTCAATAGTGATAACTCCATCTTTACCAACTTTTTCCATGGCTTCAGAGATGTATTCACCCACTTTTTCAGAGCGAGAGGATACGGCAGCGACTTGTGCGATTGCTTCCTTGCTTGATACTGGAATGGCATTGTTCTTCAAGGCTTCTACAGCAGTTGCAACTGCTGCTTCAATCCCACGACGGATACCGATTGGGTTTGCTCCTGCTGTAACGTTCTTGATTCCTTCACGAACGATGGCTTGGGTCAAGACAGTTGCAGTGGTTGTCCCGTCACCAGCAATATCGTTGGTTTTAGAAGCTACTTCTGATACCAATTTGGCACCCATATTTTCAAAATGGTCTTCTAGTTCAATTTCTTTAGCGATTGTCACCCCGTCATTGGTAATCAATGGTGAACCAAATGATTTTTCAAGAACGACATTACGTCCTTTAGGGCCTAAGGTTACTTTAACTGTATCAGCTAGGATATCAACCCCACGGACCATTGCTGAACGTGCATCAGATGAAAATTTAATTTCTTTTGACATACTTACTTCCTCCTATTATTCTTCAACGATTGCTAAAATATTAGCTTCACCCACGATGATATATTTTTCATCACCATCTTTGACATCAATACCTACATGAGCTTCAACTAAAACTTGATCTCCAACTTTTACACTTGGAGCAACAAGTTCACCACTCAAGGTGCGAACACCTTGTCCAATAGCTACTACTTTAGCTGTTTTTGTTTTTTCTTGGGCTGATCCTGCAAGGACAAAGCCACCAACTGTTTGTTCTTTTTCTTCAATTTTCAAGACCACGCGGTCTCCTAATGGTTTCAACATCTGCTTTCCTCCATAAGATAATCATATTATTAGCACTCTTTGTATACGAGTGCTAAACCATAGTTCTATTGTATCACTTAGTCAGAAATAGTCAAGAAAAAAACACCTCAAAAATGAAAGAGATGTTCCTTTAATATTAATTGAGAATCGTCAACTTTTGATTGAAATCATCGATAACCTTTTGGAGATTGATCCGCCCGCGGTAGATACCATATCCAAAAACCACCATTCCTAATATTCCAATCAAGGCAAGTAAAATTCCGAAAATTAAGAGTGGGAGGAAGGTTTTATGAAAAAGATAAATCAATACCACACCAATACTAGCAGTGATAAAGAGCAAACTGAACCAACGACCCAAATTTTCAAGCATGTGGCGTTGATACTTAATTTCTGTTTCATATCCATTAACAAGTTCTTGTTTTGTAACCATGAAAATCCTCCTGATAAAAATTGAGAATGAAGTGTAAGAGAAGGAGATTAGTCTACTTCATTCTCAAAATTTTTACTAGTAAATATTGGGTTCTCTTGACCTTAGTAATTAAGATGTGGGTCAAAGATACCTAGAGCAACACCAATTAAGGCAACAACAACTAGAATTAACATGACTTTGTTTGGTGAAACTTTTTTCTTAGACATCAACCACCAGCAAATAGTGATGAAGGTTGCTGTCAAGAGACCTGGATAAACACCATCAATCTTTTCTTGAATTTTAAGGAAGGCTTCTCCGTTAGCATTTTTGAATTCGAGTGCTGTTGTAACAGAGACCCAAGTCGCTGCTACAGCACCAATAACCATACCACCGACAACGCTGATTGCTTTACGAAGAGCTTGTCCTTTTGGTCCTACTAGGAATTCAACGGCTTTATCCCCTAATTGATATCCTTTGAAGAAGGCAAAGCGCATACCAAAGTAGACTAGGAAGTTCCATACGACGATGTAGAAGATAGCACCAGCGACGTTACCACCTTTAGAAAGACCAAGTGCAATCCCCAAAAGAACTGGAATCAAGGTACCAACGATCAAAGAGTCACCAATACCAGCGATTGGTCCCATCAAACCGGCACGCATCCCATTGATGGTTTCACCATCTACTGCATCTCCATTTGCACGTGCTTCTTCCAAACCAGCTGTAATCCCTACAACAAGAGATCCAAGTTGCGGTTCAGTATTGAAGAAAGCAGTATAGGTTTGCATAGCATCTTTTTGTTCTTCTTTTGTATCATACATTTCTTCTACGATTGGAAGCATAGAAGTCAAGTACCCAAAGGTTTGCATGTGTTCTTGAGAGAAACAAGTCAAATGACCATAATACCAATGATGAAATGCTTTTGCTAATGTTTTCTTTGAAATTTTCTTTCTATCAGCCATTTTAAATATCCTCCTCATCATCGTCTACGTAAACAACCCCAGCTGGAACAGCTTTCATAGATTTGATTACTTCAAGTTCATAGTAGATTACTGCAAAGATCAATGAAACAACCGCACTCGCTACCAAGTTCAAGCCGAGAGATTTAGCCAAGGTAAATCCAACAAAGAATGGAATGAAGTCAGTTGCTTTTGTAACAATTTGTTTCAACAAGATAGCAATACCGACACATGGGAGAAGAGCTCCGACTGTAAAGAGAGCTTTCATCCAGAAACCATCCATAGGAAGGTAAAGTTTCATCAAATCAACCATGTTTTCACCATATTTAGTGATAATCATAGTTGGAAGGAAAGAGAAGAGGAAGTGAGAGATCCATGGGTAAACCCAGTCAACTGCGTAGAGTTTTTTGAAATTTCCTTCTTCAACGGCTTTCCAACCAATGTGTTGCCAAAGCAAGTTCATGGTAGCTGTTCCGTAGAAAAGAACAGTACCGATTGTCCCAACGGCCGCACCGATTGGGGCTGCAGCTGCTGCAATTCCAGCTTCATCTGTGATGTGATTTGCATGCACAAACAAGATAGCAAGAGGAACACCGATATAAGAGATGGCACGAACATCGGCAGATACGGTTCCACCAGGTGTTACCAAGGCGATATAAACGACTTGAAGGGCAACCCCGACCATAATACCGGTTGTCACATCTCCAAGAATTAAACCTGAAATCAACCCACCGATCAAGGGACGACCGAGTGTATAGTTCCCGATACTGGAACCTCCCATACCAGGCATTGAAGACAAGCTGGCGAAAACAGCAAGCAAGATTGCTTGAATCCATGAAATTGTCATAACAAACGCTCCTTTTTGTTTGTAAATTTATTTACCTAACTAATAAAACTGTTAGGTTTAAAAACCAAATTTAGATTTGAAATCGTCCCAATAACCAATTGAGACATCCGGCAGCAATTGGAATTTAACCTTGTAACCTGCTTCCTGGATAGCCTGAAAGGCTTCTGCTTCTTCCTGTGTGATAGATTGGTTATTACCCAATTTCACTGCACCAGGTCGATCATTTGCAGGGCCAACGATGATTTCTTTAACATCTCCTGGGACAAAACCTTGATCCACCAAAATTTCCTTCATATCGATTGGGTTTTTGGTAATCAAGAAGTAACGACTATCTGATTCCGTTACTTTTGCTGATTTTTCTTTAAAGGCTTCTTTTGTCCATACAAAGGTTTTCTTGTCTGATGCACCCTTGTATGCCTGGATTAAAACCTTGTTTGACGCTGCTGCATCGTTTACGGCAATCAAACCATCACATGGTTTTTCTTTTGCCCAGCGTGTGACTGTTTGACCGTGAATCATGCGGTCATCAATCCGTACAAATGTTACTACCATAAGGTACCTCCCTATTAAATATCGTCATCATCTTCTTCAGCACTAGTGGCTGAAACTTCAAAAGGCTGTAGTGCAGATCGTGCTTCTGATAAGATGGTGGCTGACAAATCGTCTCCATCCAACACATCCTTCATCACTACTGCTGTTAAAGCCATGGTAAGATTCATTCCACCAAGGATCAAAGCTTCATCTAGCTTCCCAACTTCTTCTAGGACAGTTGCTGCTGTGGTTAGTGGACTACCGCCTACAATATCTGCCAAGACCAGTACAGAATCATCTGCTGTCAATTCTGAAATGCTTTCTCTAAAATCAACTGCAAAATCATCGACCGACTTTCCTTCTTTGAGTCCAACTGCAATGACCTGGTTCATCTTATCACCAGCAAACATAGCTAGTGATGTTTTTAGGCCTTCTGCCAATCCTCCATGACTGACTAAAATGAGGTATTTCATTTTGCTACGCCTCCTTTATTTGACTCTATTGTAGATTATTTGAAAGCGTTTTTACATTGTCAAATGTCACATTATAAACATGACATTTAGCAATAAAAAAATGACATCTGTCACTTGACACGATGTCATCTTTTTTTCTTTAAAATCCTACCTGGAGACTACTTTCAATCTCCCTTTGAATTTGCGGCAGGCGGTTCTCAACATCTTGATTGCGCAAGGCATTGCCAATCAAGTAGTCCAGTTTTTCTAACACTTCTTTCGAGACATTCTTGGGACTACTTTCTACAGCTTGTTCCATGATTCGGTTCAAGGTCTGATTGGTTAAGGAATCTGCCCCAAAATCATCCACTTGCAGAAGGTCTTTACTAGAACGACTCTTGACTACATCAGGCATGACAGAAATCCCTTGAGATTCAGCAAAAAGAGTTTGTTGGATTTCTGGATCCTCTGTCAACACTTGCATCAACTCCCAAGCCAACTTTGAATGAGGAGTCCGAGCAGACATGGCAAAAGAAGTCGTCGTAACCAAGGTCGCCTTAGTGGTTTTTGACTTAGCAGGCATAGGAATACAGGTCCAGGTGAAGTTTGAATATTTGGAAACATGATAGGGATAAGGTTTATAAGTCCTATATTGAGCCAAAGTCATGGGGTAAAACGCTACTTTCCCCTGGTCAAAATCTTTGGAACTCACCTTATAATTTTTATTTAACTCTTCCAATTTTTGCAGAAAAGTCAAAGATTCTTTGACTTCTGGAGCCGTAAGTTTGAGCATCCCACCTTGAAAGAGACTACCCCCATTTGCTGCCAAAGCTTCTTTCCAGGTGTATTCTGTACTCCCAAACTGATCCAATTGACCATCTCCATTGGTATCTTTGGTTAGTTTTTTACAAATTGTATAGAAC from Streptococcus sp. oral taxon 061 includes these protein-coding regions:
- a CDS encoding ABC transporter substrate-binding protein; translated protein: MKLKRKQLCLGICLLFMLSLSAGFYWWKQQPTVLHIGVYAGSSWDVPTSQRSHALDLAIQKFEKSHPNVRVEYENGIPQSEYSNWLSEKIVSGKTPDVFMVSEKDLSLLAARGVLEKLNGYMNKEDQVAFYPVAFESGVYQGQTYALPYESNPILMCVNKDLLDKEGIEVPKEGWSLEEFYTICKKLTKDTNGDGQLDQFGSTEYTWKEALAANGGSLFQGGMLKLTAPEVKESLTFLQKLEELNKNYKVSSKDFDQGKVAFYPMTLAQYRTYKPYPYHVSKYSNFTWTCIPMPAKSKTTKATLVTTTSFAMSARTPHSKLAWELMQVLTEDPEIQQTLFAESQGISVMPDVVKSRSSKDLLQVDDFGADSLTNQTLNRIMEQAVESSPKNVSKEVLEKLDYLIGNALRNQDVENRLPQIQREIESSLQVGF
- a CDS encoding PTS sugar transporter subunit IIB: MVVTFVRIDDRMIHGQTVTRWAKEKPCDGLIAVNDAAASNKVLIQAYKGASDKKTFVWTKEAFKEKSAKVTESDSRYFLITKNPIDMKEILVDQGFVPGDVKEIIVGPANDRPGAVKLGNNQSITQEEAEAFQAIQEAGYKVKFQLLPDVSIGYWDDFKSKFGF
- a CDS encoding PTS sugar transporter subunit IIA, whose amino-acid sequence is MKYLILVSHGGLAEGLKTSLAMFAGDKMNQVIAVGLKEGKSVDDFAVDFRESISELTADDSVLVLADIVGGSPLTTAATVLEEVGKLDEALILGGMNLTMALTAVVMKDVLDGDDLSATILSEARSALQPFEVSATSAEEDDDDI
- the groL gene encoding chaperonin GroEL (60 kDa chaperone family; promotes refolding of misfolded polypeptides especially under stressful conditions; forms two stacked rings of heptamers to form a barrel-shaped 14mer; ends can be capped by GroES; misfolded proteins enter the barrel where they are refolded when GroES binds) translates to MSKEIKFSSDARSAMVRGVDILADTVKVTLGPKGRNVVLEKSFGSPLITNDGVTIAKEIELEDHFENMGAKLVSEVASKTNDIAGDGTTTATVLTQAIVREGIKNVTAGANPIGIRRGIEAAVATAVEALKNNAIPVSSKEAIAQVAAVSSRSEKVGEYISEAMEKVGKDGVITIEESRGMETELEVVEGMQFDRGYLSQYMVTDNEKMVADLENPYILITDKKISNIQEILPLLESILQSSRPLLIIADDVDGEALPTLVLNKIRGTFNVVAVKAPGFGDRRKAMLEDIAILTGGTVITEDLGLELKDATIEALGQAAKVSVDKDSTVIVEGAGNPEAIANRVAVIKSQIETTTSEFDREKLQERLAKLSGGVAVIKVGAATETELKEMKLRIEDALNATRAAVEEGIVAGGGTALVNVIPAVEALELTGDEATGRSIVLRALEEPVRQIAYNAGYEGSIVIDRLKHAELGTGFNAATGEWVNMIEAGIIDPVKVSRSALQNAASVASLILTTEAVVANKPEPVAPAPAMDPSMMGGY
- the groES gene encoding co-chaperone GroES, which codes for MLKPLGDRVVLKIEEKEQTVGGFVLAGSAQEKTKTAKVVAIGQGVRTLSGELVAPSVKVGDQVLVEAHVGIDVKDGDEKYIIVGEANILAIVEE
- a CDS encoding PTS system mannose/fructose/sorbose family transporter subunit IID; the protein is MRRIFKMADRKKISKKTLAKAFHHWYYGHLTCFSQEHMQTFGYLTSMLPIVEEMYDTKEEQKDAMQTYTAFFNTEPQLGSLVVGITAGLEEARANGDAVDGETINGMRAGLMGPIAGIGDSLIVGTLIPVLLGIALGLSKGGNVAGAIFYIVVWNFLVYFGMRFAFFKGYQLGDKAVEFLVGPKGQALRKAISVVGGMVIGAVAATWVSVTTALEFKNANGEAFLKIQEKIDGVYPGLLTATFITICWWLMSKKKVSPNKVMLILVVVALIGVALGIFDPHLNY
- a CDS encoding PTS sugar transporter subunit IIC, coding for MTISWIQAILLAVFASLSSMPGMGGSSIGNYTLGRPLIGGLISGLILGDVTTGIMVGVALQVVYIALVTPGGTVSADVRAISYIGVPLAILFVHANHITDEAGIAAAAAPIGAAVGTIGTVLFYGTATMNLLWQHIGWKAVEEGNFKKLYAVDWVYPWISHFLFSFLPTMIITKYGENMVDLMKLYLPMDGFWMKALFTVGALLPCVGIAILLKQIVTKATDFIPFFVGFTLAKSLGLNLVASAVVSLIFAVIYYELEVIKSMKAVPAGVVYVDDDEEDI